In Uranotaenia lowii strain MFRU-FL chromosome 2, ASM2978415v1, whole genome shotgun sequence, one genomic interval encodes:
- the LOC129749126 gene encoding protein BTG1-like: MRIEVHSAADFLMNLLRVKKANQLSESQLQHFKGSLEQILTRHFQRHWYPDVPTKGSGFRCLRINGKMDPIIEKAGVAVGLNAVILRKMLPMELTIWIDPEEVSYRIGENGTICVLYDQHKSRASPSSDLDSTGSSSCDEFIMERVGRLDLSNSSDSGNSGMVDYVDTNPSNPLVTQSKHNKYNNHHNNHHHAKRQNNSISSSSSGQTSPPLSPPFNGYNNFNNTRYQHNNQHNNYYSPSLHQQQQYFPWDNQFVNNKVRTQC; the protein is encoded by the coding sequence ATGAGAATAGAAGTCCATTCGGCTGcggattttttaatgaatttgctGAGGGTAAAAAAAGCAAATCAACTATCCGAGAGCCAGCTGCAGCATTTCAAGGGATCGTTGGAGCAGATTCTAACCCGTCACTTTCAACGTCACTGGTACCCTGATGTTCCGACCAAGGGTTCGGGATTCCGGTGTTTGCGAATCAACGGCAAGATGGATCCAATCATCGAGAAGGCGGGTGTTGCGGTGGGATTGAATGCGGTGATCCTGCGGAAGATGCTCCCAATGGAGTTGACGATCTGGATCGATCCGGAGGAGGTGTCGTACCGTATTGGCGAAAACGGTACCATCTGTGTGCTGTACGATCAGCACAAAAGCCGTGCCAGTCCATCGTCGGATCTCGATTCGACGGGTAGCAGTAGCTGTGATGAATTCATTATGGAACGAGTTGGCCGACTGGATCTGTCCAATTCGTCCGATAGCGGTAATAGTGGTATGGTAGATTACGTGGATACCAATCCATCTAATCCACTTGTGACGCAGAGTAAGCACAACAAGTACAACAATCATCATAATAATCATCATCACGCTAAGCGTCAGAACAACAGCATTAGCTCGTCGTCTAGTGGACAGACTAGTCCACCACTTAGTCCACCGTTTAACGGTTATAACAACTTCAACAACACTAGATATCAACATAACAACCAACATAACAACTATTACTCGCCATCTctgcaccagcagcagcaataCTTCCCCTGGGACAACCAGTTTGTCAACAACAAAGTGCGTACTCAGTGTTAA